One window from the genome of Nicotiana tomentosiformis chromosome 5, ASM39032v3, whole genome shotgun sequence encodes:
- the LOC138891758 gene encoding WEB family protein At5g16730, chloroplastic-like, with translation MQEQMGKLEEELWQMKEVANEASVKATGELLKELRTSRELQSNTQEELKIKYKNILSLRLEIERAKEFQLWLAEKEASLGKLKDELNNAKGNEAQVMDLLSNFKKRVHELQVEVENRRLSESKIVDSLALKTKEFEQISGHCDGSCHRKISWEKELERLRSELGSTKANLALSDEMLLLRKELKLATDAEEKSQTEATVAKEKLSASQLELEQVKDEARRLKQMVRNTEARYQKLLDEAKQETLAQQETARFAESLKDAEHMTRAAREEIYKLRDILKQVVNEANVAKAAADLARDENSQLKDSLAEKEEKLRFLAREIGQVDKEIFSVKPIELLQQEQEDLEAKIQDDDPEKAEAPKSEPHTPKQVSHHRRASSSTFSDDFGTPRAEFSDHSDTD, from the coding sequence ATGCAAGAACAAATGGGAAAACTTGAGGAGGAGCTTTGGCAGATGAAAGAGGTAGCTAATGAGGCCAGTGTGAAGGCAACTGGGGAGCTATTAAAAGAGCTAAGAACTTCGAGGGAATTGCAATCTAATACTCAAGAAGAATTGAAGATTAAATATAAGAATATTTTGTCTCTGAGGTTGGAGATTGAGAGAGCAAAAGAGTTTCAGCTTTGGTTAGCAGAAAAAGAAGCTAGTTTAGGAAAATTGAAAGATGAATTGAATAATGCAAAAGGGAATGAGGCTCAGGTGATGGATTTATTATCCAATTTCAAGAAAAGGGTTCATGAACTACAAGTTGAAGTAGAGAATAGAAGATTATCCGAGTCTAAAATAGTAGATTCATTGGCATTGAAGACAAAGGAGTTCGAGCAAATTAGCGGACATTGTGATGGTTCTTGCCATAGGAAGATTTCTTGGGAGAAGGAACTGGAACGCCTTAGGTCTGAACTTGGATCAACCAAGGCAAATTTGGCTTTGAGTGATGAGATGCTCTTGCTTAGAAAAGAACTTAAATTGGCAACTGATGCAGAAGAAAAGAGCCAAACCGAAGCTACTGTGGCCAAGGAGAAACTTAGTGCTTCTCAATTAGAACTAGAACAAGTAAAAGATGAGGCAAGACGATTGAAACAGATGGTCAGAAACACTGAAGCTAGGTACCAAAAGCTTTTGGATGAGGCAAAACAGGAAACTCTTGCTCAGCAGGAGACTGCAAGATTCGCCGAGTCTCTTAAAGATGCTGAGCATATGACTAGAGCAGCAAGGGAAGAAATTTACAAATTGAGGGACATATTGAAGCAGGTTGTAAATGAAGCGAACGTTGCAAAAGCTGCTGCTGATCTAGCTAGAGATGAAAATTCTCAACTCAAAGATTCCCTAGCTGAAAAGGAGGAAAAACTTCGTTTTCTTGCTCGAGAGATTGGACAAGTAGACAAGGAAATTTTCAGCGTCAAACCTATTGAGTTGCTTCAACAAGAACAGGAAGATTTAGAAGCAAAAATTCAAGATGATGATCCTGAAAAGGCTGAGGCGCCAAAATCAGAGCCCCATACACCAAAACAGGTATCTCATCATCGGAGAGCATCCTCATCTACCTTCTCAGACGATTTTGGAACACCTAGAGCAGAATTCTCCGATCATTCAGATACTGATTGA